The following are encoded in a window of Phragmites australis chromosome 22, lpPhrAust1.1, whole genome shotgun sequence genomic DNA:
- the LOC133904903 gene encoding nuclear transcription factor Y subunit A-7-like isoform X1: MTSVVHGVSGDHRAEDQHQQQKQAEPEDQQEATVTSSGSQTMVGTPPADYVSPYGPHDVGHAMGQFAYPNIDPYYGSLYAAYGGPPMMHPPLVGMHPTGLPLPTDAIEEPVYVNAKQYNAILRRRQSRAKAESERKLVKGRKPYLHESRHQHALKRARGAGGRFLNSKSDDKEENSDSSHKEKQNGVVPHSSGQPSTPPSPNGASSANKADSRE; the protein is encoded by the exons ATGACTTCCGTAGTCCATGGTGTTTCAG GTGACCACAGAGCTGAGGATCAACATCAACAGCAGAAGCAAGCTGAACCTGAGGACCAGCAAGAAGCCACAGTTACTAGTTCAGGTAGTCAAACAATGGTGGGCACACCACCAGCAGATTATGTGTCACCCTATGGCCCTCATGACGTGGGCCATGCAATG GGTCAATTCGCTTACCCAAATATTGACCCATACTATGGAAGCCTTTATGCGGCTTACGGTGGACCGCCAATG ATGCATCCACCATTGGTCGGAATGCATCCGACTGGTTTACCGTTGCCTACTGATGCCATTGAAGAGCCTGTGTATGTAAATGCAAAGCAATACAATGCAATATTAAGGCGGCGTCAATCTCGGGCTAAAGCTGAATCTGAAAGGAAGCTTGTCAAGGGTCGTAAG CCGTATCTCCATGAGTCAAGGCATCAGCATGCCCTGAAAAGGGCCAGGGGAGCTGGAGGCCGGTTTCTTAATTCGAAGTCAGATGACAAGGAAGAGAACTCCGATTCCAGTCACAAAGAAAAACAGAACGGAGTTGTGCCCCACAGCAGTGGCCAACCGTCAACCCCTCCATCCCCTAACGGTGCATCTTCAGCTAATAAGGCGGACAGTCGTGAATGA
- the LOC133904903 gene encoding nuclear transcription factor Y subunit A-7-like isoform X2: MVFQVTTELRININSRSKLNLRTSKKPQLLVQGQFAYPNIDPYYGSLYAAYGGPPMMHPPLVGMHPTGLPLPTDAIEEPVYVNAKQYNAILRRRQSRAKAESERKLVKGRKPYLHESRHQHALKRARGAGGRFLNSKSDDKEENSDSSHKEKQNGVVPHSSGQPSTPPSPNGASSANKADSRE, encoded by the exons ATGGTGTTTCAG GTGACCACAGAGCTGAGGATCAACATCAACAGCAGAAGCAAGCTGAACCTGAGGACCAGCAAGAAGCCACAGTTACTAGTTCAG GGTCAATTCGCTTACCCAAATATTGACCCATACTATGGAAGCCTTTATGCGGCTTACGGTGGACCGCCAATG ATGCATCCACCATTGGTCGGAATGCATCCGACTGGTTTACCGTTGCCTACTGATGCCATTGAAGAGCCTGTGTATGTAAATGCAAAGCAATACAATGCAATATTAAGGCGGCGTCAATCTCGGGCTAAAGCTGAATCTGAAAGGAAGCTTGTCAAGGGTCGTAAG CCGTATCTCCATGAGTCAAGGCATCAGCATGCCCTGAAAAGGGCCAGGGGAGCTGGAGGCCGGTTTCTTAATTCGAAGTCAGATGACAAGGAAGAGAACTCCGATTCCAGTCACAAAGAAAAACAGAACGGAGTTGTGCCCCACAGCAGTGGCCAACCGTCAACCCCTCCATCCCCTAACGGTGCATCTTCAGCTAATAAGGCGGACAGTCGTGAATGA
- the LOC133904288 gene encoding uncharacterized protein LOC133904288, producing the protein MKEAGHKSGSEPSDDPASFISNPLHFGSPPPRKAMAAASSWIPPTLPDCDNAPGWVLLDMRCYIADLPNATTATGVTSSGLPIQVTFRAARPPTLSYLCVHCPGMEFPGSAPKVVATHADLVLLRVPINPDAVLSAMTRFWDYFVYRAHPPLLDLLPNPYPKCFNDSEAALLSGDDGGGYVVAALRSRVPRRDPNGGALIRTEFDLHLYRSSNADEGWISKRLSVEEPVRDTLVPLPDAVADDMLYHETGKTITVGGKRGTVAWVDLWRGILLCNLLDECPVLRDVPLPLPARGNWDRLLQECNPNFLRDITISRHKDSIKYIEIEIRPPRELKKTTRDSYLEWVRRNSRNSQLVRRDGWRATTWSMPLPVGSWEDWRRECDVDVNALTIDTSKPWLSKPLSKLRGSDAKAILQSLSVAYPTISMDDDAVYLLSKVDNLEVVVAVDVRKNTLRGVAELDIQKDFSLMPTYCSSEISSYLKKTTGTLEALKLTEKEALKPTEVREGTDQQNEAWEEACMAAYTPE; encoded by the exons ATGAAGGAGGCAGGACACAAATCCGGCTCGGAACCGTCTGATGATCCGGCCTCCTTCATATCCAATCCCCTCCACTTCGGATCTCCTCCTCCCAGGaaagccatggccgccgcctcctcctggaTTCCGCCTACCCTTCCCGATTGCGACAACGCCCCAGGCTGGGTCCTACTTGACATGCGGTGCTACATCGCCGACCTCCCCAACGCTACCACCGCCACGGGCGTCACGAGCAGCGGGCTGCCCATCCAGGTGACCTTCCGCGCCGCCCGCCCGCCGACCCTCTCCTACCTCTGCGTCCACTGCCCCGGCATGGAGTTCCCCGGCTCAGCGCCCAAGGTTGTCGccacacacgccgacctcgtcctcctccgcgTCCCCATCAACCCCGACGCCGTCCTCTCCGCCATGACACGGTTCTGGGACTACTTCGTCTACAGGGCGCACCCCCCTCTGCTGGACCTGCTCCCCAACCCGTACCCCAAGTGCTTCAACGACTCCGAGGCCGCCCTCCTCAgtggcgacgacggcggcgggtACGTCGTCGCCGCCCTCCGGAGCAGGGTCCCAAGGCGCGATCCCAACGGCGGCGCGCTAATAAGGACGGAGTTCGACCTCCACCTCTACCGCTCCTCCAATGCCGATGAGGGTTGGATCTCCAAGCGATTGTCAGTTGAGGAGCCGGTGAGGGACACGCTTGTCCCGTTACCTGACGCGGTGGCCGACGACATGCTGTACCACGAGACGGGGAAGACGATCACGGTCGGCGGCAAGCGAGGCACGGTCGCCTGGGTGGACCTCTGGCGTGGCATCCTCCTGTGCAACTTGCTCGACGAGTGCCCAGTGCTCCGCGACGTCCCACTGCCCCTGCCAGCGAGGGGCAACTGGGATCGTCTGCTCCAAGAATGTAACCCCAACTTTCTCCGGGATATCACCATCAGCCGACACAAAGACTCTATCAAGTACATTGAGATCGAAATCCGGCCACCAAGAGAGCTGAAGAAGACCACCCGTGACTCCTACCTGGAATGGGTGCGCCGAAACTCAAGAAACTCCCAGCTGGTGCGACGTGATGGCTGGAGGGCAACAACATGGAGCATGCCTCTCCCGGTTGGTTCATGGGAGGATTGGCGCCGTGAATGTGACGTTGACGTCAATGCTCTCACCATTGACACCAGCAAGCCATGGCTCTCTAAGCCGCTGTCTAAGCTGCGTGGCAGTGACGCCAAAGCAATCCTGCAGAGTCTGTCAGTGGCATACCCCACCATAAgcatggatgatgatgctgtcTACTTGCTTTCTAAGGTGGATAATTTGGAGGTGGTGGTTGCTGTTGATGTGAGGAAGAACACGCTGCGAGGAGTAGCCGAGCTTGATATCCAAAAGGACTTCAGTTTGATGCCCACCTACTGCTCCAGTGAAATCTCTAGTTATCTGAAGAAGACTACAG GCACATTAGAAGCGCTTAAACTAACTGAAAAGGAAGCGCTTAAACCAACTGAGGTGCGCGAAGGAACTGACCAGCAGAATGAGGCGTGGGAAGAAGCATGTATGGCGGCATATACCCCTGAATGA